A window from Plasmodium gaboni strain SY75 chromosome 9, whole genome shotgun sequence encodes these proteins:
- a CDS encoding hypothetical protein (conserved Plasmodium protein, unknown function) has translation MMYELSNKYMIDVKRCIKVYRTCLILHVILAILQLLTPRPFXXXXXXXXXXXKCIGKNKFQWLDPQHYWKIINMDNIFLEFLSTSLHYMIEDKEGDEESPQNIQKKYEYIKNFFKLLPIQRKTFAWKIYIELFIIVIGIFLYFIGSYTSWQLYKYSLNYNHNDLIFPNYHYGTFHDENNKNNPSPQSDFIPFIGQPYRISDFLEKN, from the coding sequence atgatgtACGAATTAAGCAATAAATACATGATTGATGTGAAAAGATGTATAAAAGTATATAGAACATGTCTTATTTTACATGTCATTCTAGCCATATTACAATTGTTGACCCCAAGACCATTTNNNNNNNNNNNNNNNNNNNNNNNNNNNNNNNTCAAATGTATAggtaaaaataaatttcaGTGGTTAGATCCTCAACATTATTggaaaataattaatatgGACAATATATTTCTTGAATTTTTATCAACGTCATTACACTATATGATTGAAGATAAAGAAGGTGATGAAGAATCACCTcaaaatatacaaaagaaatatgaatatattaaaaacttttttaaattattacCAATACAAAGAAAAACATTTGCATGGAAAATTTATATCGAACTATTTATAATTGTTATaggaatatttttatattttattggATCATATACTAGTTGGCAGTTATATAAGTATTctttaaattataatcataatgATCTTATATTTCCTAATTATCATTATGGTACTTTTCAcgatgaaaataataaaaacaacCCTTCACCACAAAGTGATTTTATACCTTTCATTGGACAGCCTTACAGAATATCTGACTTTctagaaaaaaattaa
- a CDS encoding hypothetical protein (conserved Plasmodium protein, unknown function), translating to MEKDVVDEPISLKFCYGINNSLSSVHIIERTNNNKEDKKNVENIKRDDSSKRDDHAYDENIYPFNNNDKRNNPKHIIYSSDNNIVLLDGKKQILFRGHFNKISNVIKSYNNEYILSCDKGLNSFIILWRVNDTSFLDPIKKFYYNSEENEKNGRHIYFNKKKNQDECDINKLNDSTIEDITDDGDAINDNVGYECIDISYDNRYICALTEERIYIKSNTNYEDETGEKGKNKNKTKDCILIKQNKGNKKNNIYYQYIIIFDINSIDHPIVCTDKIYGKDKQTKIRFNKKYEIISNSSSKLYIYNFQKKNRQISHYSPSLYKSNKINEQFIFTDTCFVDNTTTLLTGTTNGYIIVWDYSSIFINKTKHNIKQREYQKFLEIQKNVSINILHSYGDFIILGLSDGSVKVFDKELKCYAWFENNQVGSIKSISFQLCDFEKDFFLWKPFIIFSDKNIIKKIYPNSFNNQNNTTKEDQNLLYRTNHDSKNVHTNSFNDSLPEKYNKNKDKLFINKHHTDKEKSNTNININTNDSQVFSEVSKESTNINKSKKDNKTYMNTQETNQIYYIPSNQMNNTPTNEIVLHFNSSSISCICVNPINNDNIIYIGNENGLIEIFDFEKNEKVHSIYLKEKEIVSMIFTNNGKILCVGCKCGFVHLINSITFEIFFNSKDMKYEIKYLYFSEDDKIFLSSAIHANIIIYKNDSEDIYDWKYTYKISNKNNNNNITFNDLHIVKKSPTENLYNIVGITNNRYIIFHYYNFKDNTVNISYMNIEQIYVPTCISGNLYFYNRNIICICNDGSKLRYMDLETKKIIKTIHLPFKEKKVQKMLPLVMNQDKYNNDNTFNKDNGDNNTIKYKNHFDKKNIFLFVLNEKMIVFTQTPIDANCLRYIGGIICSGNIKDVISKNNNIFILSKNKIFYYQIHTSILKNSIDIQNNSLQTFIEQIGGTKSPMYNQIMDSFYYCEIQKNKYEKKKEKYNIKKLLNILSIEYIFASINIFLSKFEIQNIIQEYHFYYKYVINLLKQKKDSINHVIHIQDGQLINYKTDNDILLNNMYFLQTNHTKDMSGLNNSNSEQHILAQNSMSKNLKKKDSDLYTKNINQTNHNNNTNENQEDFKNTDITKECENIYFNINAFIYTYFNYITEENTDTDEIVEDIINYYKNENKKAKLSFNDLLNILNNNGEIMDQMEFKRIFQIFTKKDESFDENEFLNMDILKEMLE from the exons atggAGAAGGATGTTGTAGATGAACCCATTAGTTTAAAATTTTGTTATGGGattaataattcattaaGTAGCGTACACATTATAGAAAGAACAAACAATAATAAAGAAGACAAGAAGAATGTTGAAAATATCAAAAGGGATGATAGTAGTAAGAGAGATGACCATGCgtatgatgaaaatatatacccatttaataataacgataaaagaaacaatcctaaacatataatttacaGCTCAGATAACAACATAGTTTTGTTAGATggaaaaaaacaaatattatttagAGGACActttaataaaatttcaAACGTTATAAAaagttataataatgaatacATCCTTTCATGTGATAAGGGATTGAATTctttcataatattatggAGGGTAAATGACACTTCCTTTTTAGATccaataaaaaaattttattataacagtgaagaaaatgaaaaaaatggaagacatatatatttcaataaaaagaaaaatcAAGATGAATgtgatataaataaattaaatgataGTACGATAGAAGATATTACCGATGATGGTGATGCCATAAATGATAATGTAGGATATGAATGTATAGATATAAGTTATGataatagatatatatgtgcATTAACAGAAGaaagaatatatatcaaatcAAATACAAATTATGAGGATGAAACGGGagaaaaaggaaaaaataaaaataaaactaaagattgtatattaattaaacaaaataaaggaaataaaaaaaataatatttattatcaatatattataattttcgATATAAATTCGATAGATCATCCTATTGTATGTActgataaaatatatggaaaagataaacaaacaaaaattagatttaataaaaaatatgaaataatttCTAATAGTTCATctaaattatatatatacaattttcaaaagaaaaatagACAAATAAGTCATTATAGTCCctcattatataaaagtaataaaattaatgaaCAATTCATTTTTACAGACACATGTTTTGTTGACAATACAACAACATTATTAACAGGTACTACAAATGGATACATAATCGTTTGGGATTATAgttctatatttataaataaaacaaaacataatattaaaCAAAGGGAATATCAAAAATTTTTAGAAATCCAGAAAAATGTATCCATAAATATTCTTCATAGTTATGGAGATTTTATAATTCTTGGATTAAGTGATGGTAGTGTTAAAGTATTTgataaagaattaaaatGTTATGCTTGGTTTGAAAATAATCAAGTAGGATCTATTAAATCCATATCCTTTCAACTATGTGATTTTGAAAAAGATTTCTTTTTATGGAAACctttcattatattttcagataaaaatattattaaaaaaatttatcCAAATAGTTTtaataatcaaaataatacTACAAAAGAAGAtcaaaatttattatataggACAAATCATGATTCTAAGAATGTTCATACAAACTCATTTAATGATTCTCTCCctgaaaaatataacaaaaacAAGGACAAATTGTTCATAAATAAGCATCATACAGACAAAGAAAAATcaaatacaaatataaatataaatacaaatgaCAGTCAGGTATTTTCTGAAGTAAGTAAGGAATCTAccaatataaataaaagtaagaaggataataaaacatatatgAATACTCAAGAGACAAAccaaatatattatattccATCTAATCAAATGAATAATACACCTACTAACGAAATAGTTTTACATTTTAACAGCTCAAGTATAAGTTGTATTTGTGTTAATCCAATTAAcaatgataatataatatatataggaaATGAAAATGGATTAATTGAGATATTTGATTTTGAGAAGAATGAAAAAGTACATAgcatatatttaaaagagAAAGAAATTGTATCTATGATTTTTACTAATAATGGTAAAATTTTGTGTGTAGGGTGTAAATGTGGATTTgttcatttaataaattcaATTACAtttgaaattttttttaatagtAAAGATATGAAGTAcgaaataaaatatttatattttagTGAGGATGACAAGATATTCCTTTCTTCTGCAATACATgcaaatattataatatataaaaatgatagtgaagatatatatgactggaaatatacatataaaattagtaacaaaaataataataataatataacatttaaTGACTTACATATAGTAAAAAAATCACCTACTGAAaatctatataatattgtaggaataacaaataatcgttatatcatttttcattattacAACTTCAAAGATAATACAgtaaatatttcttatatgAATATCGAACAAATTTATGTACCAACTTGTATATCAGgaaatttatatttttataatagaaacattatatgtatatgtaaTGATGGATCTAAACTTAGATATATGGATTtagaaacaaaaaaaataataaaaactATACATCTACcatttaaagaaaaaaaagttcAAAAAATGCTACCACTTGTGATGAATcaagataaatataataacgATAATACTTTTAATAAAGACAATGGagataataatacaataaaatataaaaatcattttgataaaaaaaatattttcttatttgtattaaatgaaaaaatgaTTGTATTTACACAAACACCAATAGATGCAAATTGCTTGAGATATATCGGAGGAATTATATGTAGtggaaatataaaagatgttatatctaaaaataataatatttttatattaagtaaaaataaaatattctaTTATCAAATTCATACAagtatattaaaaaatagtatagatattcaaaataatagTTTACAAACTTTTATTGAACAAATTGGAGGTACAAAAAGTCCTATGTATAATCAAATAATGGACTCATTCTATTATTGTgaaattcaaaaaaataaatatgaaaagaaaaaagagaaatataatataaaaaagttgctaaatattttatctatagaatatatatttgcTTCTATAAATATCTTCTTATCTAAATTTgaaatacaaaatataatacaagagtatcatttttattataaatacgtcataaatttattaaagCAAAAAAAGGATTCAATAAATCATGTAATTCATATACAAGATGGTCAACTTATTAATTATAAGACAGACAATGATATACTGCTCAATAATATGTACTTTTTGCAAACAAACCACACAAAAG ACATGTCTGGACTAAATAACTCAAATTCTGAACAACACATTTTAGCTCAAAACTCCATGTCgaaaaatttaaaaaaaaaagacagtgatttatatacaaaaaatataaaccAAACTAATCATAACAACAATACGAACGAAAACCAAGAGGACTTTAAAAATACAGATATTACTAAAGAGTgtgaaaatatatatttcaatatCAATGcctttatttatacatattttaattatataacGGAAGAAAATACAGATACTGACGAAATTGTTgaagatattataaattattacaaaaatgaaaataaaaaagcAAAATTATCATTCAATGATCttctaaatatattaaataacAATGGAGAAATTATGGATCAAATGGAgtttaaaagaatatttcaaatttttacaaaaaaagaTGAATCATTTGATGAAAATGAGTTCTTAAATATggatatattaaaagaaatgCTAGAATga
- a CDS encoding putative autophagy-related protein 3 (transcript variant 1; alternatively spliced) yields the protein MSDQINVKYKIGDTCRKLYSYFKTVNNTSTFIKNGTLTPSEFVDSGDFLVYKFKTWEWQEADKDRVVPYLPQDKQFLITKNVPCKQRIKDLKNIVHDLKIVDNEWLLPSYEEDNNPTDIYEYLPNNTYTMNEKNVQKVYNYEEEEEDDNCDEAIDINNFYMENNLITEHDPASINSTSCYSKNILHDNLMKIRTYDISITYDKYYQTPRIWLFGYNENGDPLKSEEIFEDILSDYSYKTVTYDPHPCTGVMTASIHPCKHAEAILNVVNNWISEEKEPRHDLYLLFLLKFISGVIPTIEYDFTTDIEIPRDNKAEL from the exons ATGAGTGATcaaataaatgtaaaatataaaatagGAGATACTTGTCGAAAGctatattcatattttaaaacagttaataatacatctacttttattaaaaatg GTACCTTAACCCCCTCAGAATTCGTTGATTCTGGAGATTTTTTAGtgtataaatttaaaacaTGGGAATg GCAAGAAGCCGATAAAGATAGGGTAGTACCATATTTACCACAAGACAAACAATTTTTAATTACAAAAAATGTTCCATGTAAACAGCGAATAAAAGACCTAAAAAATATAGTCCACGATTTG AAAATTGTGGATAATGAATGGTTACTCCCAAGTTATGAAGAAGATAACAATCCCACagatatatatgaat ATTTACCTAATAATACCTACACAatgaatgaaaaaaatgtacaaaag gtttataattatgaagAGGAAGAAGAAGACGATAATTGCGATGAAGCAAttgatattaataatttttatatggAAAATAACCTTATTACt GAACATGATCCTGCATCAATTAATAGTACAAGTTGTTACTCAAAGAATATATTGCATGATA atcTTATGAAAATACGTACGTATGATATTAGTATAACGTACgataaatattatcaaaCACCTAGAATATGGCTCTTTGGATATAATGAg AACGGAGATCCTTTAAAATCAGAGGAGATTTTTGAGGACATATTATCAGATTATAGTTATAAAACAGTCACG TATGATCCTCATCCATGTACTGGTGTTATGACAGCATCTATACATCCATGCAA GCACGCAGAGGCAATTCTGAATGTTGTAAATAATTGGATAAGTGAAGAAAAAGAACCAAG GCATGATTTGTATCTCTTGTTCTTGttaaaatttatatctGGGGTCATACCAACAATTGAGTATGATTTTACTACAGATATAGAAATACCAAGGGATAACAAAGCAGAATTATGA
- a CDS encoding putative autophagy-related protein 3 (transcript variant 2; alternatively spliced), whose product MSDQINVKYKIGDTCRKLYSYFKTVNNTSTFIKNGTLTPSEFVDSGDFLVYKFKTWEWQEADKDRVVPYLPQDKQFLITKNVPCKQRIKDLKNIVHDLKIVDNEWLLPSYEEDNNPTDIYEYLPNNTYTMNEKNVYNYEEEEEDDNCDEAIDINNFYMENNLITEHDPASINSTSCYSKNILHDNLMKIRTYDISITYDKYYQTPRIWLFGYNENGDPLKSEEIFEDILSDYSYKTVTYDPHPCTGVMTASIHPCKHAEAILNVVNNWISEEKEPRHDLYLLFLLKFISGVIPTIEYDFTTDIEIPRDNKAEL is encoded by the exons ATGAGTGATcaaataaatgtaaaatataaaatagGAGATACTTGTCGAAAGctatattcatattttaaaacagttaataatacatctacttttattaaaaatg GTACCTTAACCCCCTCAGAATTCGTTGATTCTGGAGATTTTTTAGtgtataaatttaaaacaTGGGAATg GCAAGAAGCCGATAAAGATAGGGTAGTACCATATTTACCACAAGACAAACAATTTTTAATTACAAAAAATGTTCCATGTAAACAGCGAATAAAAGACCTAAAAAATATAGTCCACGATTTG AAAATTGTGGATAATGAATGGTTACTCCCAAGTTATGAAGAAGATAACAATCCCACagatatatatgaat ATTTACCTAATAATACCTACACAatgaatgaaaaaaat gtttataattatgaagAGGAAGAAGAAGACGATAATTGCGATGAAGCAAttgatattaataatttttatatggAAAATAACCTTATTACt GAACATGATCCTGCATCAATTAATAGTACAAGTTGTTACTCAAAGAATATATTGCATGATA atcTTATGAAAATACGTACGTATGATATTAGTATAACGTACgataaatattatcaaaCACCTAGAATATGGCTCTTTGGATATAATGAg AACGGAGATCCTTTAAAATCAGAGGAGATTTTTGAGGACATATTATCAGATTATAGTTATAAAACAGTCACG TATGATCCTCATCCATGTACTGGTGTTATGACAGCATCTATACATCCATGCAA GCACGCAGAGGCAATTCTGAATGTTGTAAATAATTGGATAAGTGAAGAAAAAGAACCAAG GCATGATTTGTATCTCTTGTTCTTGttaaaatttatatctGGGGTCATACCAACAATTGAGTATGATTTTACTACAGATATAGAAATACCAAGGGATAACAAAGCAGAATTATGA
- a CDS encoding putative autophagy-related protein 3 (transcript variant 3; alternatively spliced) encodes MSDQINVKYKIGDTCRKLYSYFKTVNNTSTFIKNGTLTPSEFVDSGDFLVYKFKTWEWQEADKDRVVPYLPQDKQFLITKNVPCKQRIKDLKNIVHDLKIVDNEWLLPSYEEDNNPTDIYECL; translated from the exons ATGAGTGATcaaataaatgtaaaatataaaatagGAGATACTTGTCGAAAGctatattcatattttaaaacagttaataatacatctacttttattaaaaatg GTACCTTAACCCCCTCAGAATTCGTTGATTCTGGAGATTTTTTAGtgtataaatttaaaacaTGGGAATg GCAAGAAGCCGATAAAGATAGGGTAGTACCATATTTACCACAAGACAAACAATTTTTAATTACAAAAAATGTTCCATGTAAACAGCGAATAAAAGACCTAAAAAATATAGTCCACGATTTG AAAATTGTGGATAATGAATGGTTACTCCCAAGTTATGAAGAAGATAACAATCCCACagatatatatgaat gtttataa